The Geotrypetes seraphini chromosome 6, aGeoSer1.1, whole genome shotgun sequence genome includes a window with the following:
- the ATP4B gene encoding potassium-transporting ATPase subunit beta, producing MATFNEKKTCSQRMENFGRFVWNSDTGELMGRTLVKWVYISLYYVAFYLVVIGLFALALFSLMQTLSPYEPDYQDRLQSPGVTLRPNNFGEEGLEICFNISEPKTWAPYVSTLHSFLSAYNTSLQNATNRNCEHMTGYYPKKTFSGPDDTTYSCQFTREMLGNCSGLCDSNFGYDTGKPCLIIKMNRIINFCPGNETDPPSVDCTATENGELGEVEYFPSNRSFPLYYFPYYGKKAQPNYTNPLVAVKLLNIKNNTELSVVCKIVGKGISSDNPHDPYEGKVSFKLKIET from the exons ATGGCAACTTTCAATGAAAAGAAGACTTGCAGCCAGCGTATGGAAAACTTTGGGCGTTTTGTCTGGAATTCAGACACAGGAGAGCTCATGGGAAGAACCCTAGTTAAATGGG TGTACATAAGTCTGTATTATGTGGCCTTCTACCTGGTCGTAATTGGGTTATTTGCACTAGCCTTGTTTTCCTTGATGCAGACCCTCAGTCCATATGAACCGGATTATCAAGATCGACTACAATCaccag GAGTGACATTACGACCAAATAACTTTGGGGAAGAGGGACTTGAAATTTGTTTCAACATTTCTGAACCAAAAACGTGGGCACCTTATGTAAGCACTCTTCACAGTTTTCTATCAG CATACAACACAAGCTTGCAAAATGCAACCAACAGGAACTGTGAGCACATGACTGGATATTACCCCAAGAAGACATTTTCAGGTCCAGATGACACTACATATTCTTGCCAATTTACAAGAGAAATGCTTGGAAACTGCTCTGGGCTGTGTGACAGCAATTTTGGATATGACACTGGGAAGCCTTGTCTTATTATAAAAATGAACAGG ATTATCAACTTCTGCCCTGGAAATGAAACAGATCCCCCATCTGTGGACTGCACAGCTACA GAAAATGGAGAGCTTGGAGAAGTCGAATACTTCCCATCAAATCGTTCTTTTCCTCTCTATTATTTCCCTTATTATGGAAAGAAGGCCCAG cCAAACTACACAAATCCCTTGGTAGCTGTGAAACTTTTAAATATCAAGAACAATACAGAGTTATCAGTGGTATGCAAAATCGTTGGAAAAGGAATCTCTTCAGACAATCCTCATGATCCATATGAAGGAAAAGTATCATTCAAACTTAAAATAGAAACTTAA